The following proteins come from a genomic window of Myxococcales bacterium:
- a CDS encoding ParA family protein translates to MAARAATPSATTKRFGAGAGAKRARVVAVVNQKGGVGKTTTSVNLAASLAAAEAKTLLLDLDPQGNASSGVGVRAGTREATVYDALIGRCTLAEIAIATEVPHLWVAPATQDLVAAEIELVDAPDRAHKLRAALAPALAEYDYILVDCPPSLGLLTVNALAAATSVLVPLQCEYYALEGLTHLMATLDRLKNGINAELTVEGIVLTMFDPRNNLAHQVADEVKKHFFVFDAVIPRNIRLSEAPSHGKPALLYDAASKGSQGYLALARELLDRHAATGRSA, encoded by the coding sequence ATGGCGGCAAGAGCGGCGACCCCCAGCGCGACAACGAAGCGGTTCGGCGCGGGCGCAGGCGCAAAGCGCGCGCGCGTCGTGGCCGTCGTCAACCAGAAGGGCGGCGTCGGCAAGACGACCACCTCGGTGAACCTCGCCGCCTCCCTCGCGGCGGCCGAGGCCAAGACCCTGCTGCTCGACCTCGATCCCCAGGGGAACGCGAGCTCGGGCGTGGGCGTCCGCGCCGGCACCCGCGAGGCCACCGTATACGACGCGCTGATCGGCCGCTGCACGCTCGCCGAGATCGCGATCGCCACGGAGGTGCCGCACCTGTGGGTCGCGCCGGCCACCCAAGACCTCGTGGCCGCCGAGATCGAGCTCGTCGACGCGCCCGACCGCGCCCACAAGCTGCGCGCGGCGCTCGCGCCCGCGCTCGCCGAGTACGACTACATCCTCGTCGACTGCCCGCCTTCGCTCGGCCTGCTCACGGTCAACGCGCTCGCGGCGGCGACCAGCGTGCTCGTGCCGCTTCAGTGCGAGTACTACGCGCTCGAGGGGCTCACGCACCTCATGGCGACGCTCGATCGGCTGAAGAACGGCATCAACGCGGAGCTGACGGTCGAGGGCATCGTCCTCACCATGTTCGACCCACGCAACAACCTCGCCCACCAGGTCGCCGACGAGGTGAAGAAGCACTTCTTCGTGTTCGACGCCGTCATCCCGCGCAACATTCGCCTCTCGGAGGCGCCGTCCCACGGCAAGCCTGCGCTGCTCTACGACGCCGCGTCGAAGGGCTCTCAGGGCTACCTCGCCCTCGCCCGAGAGCTGCTCGATCGACACGCCGCCACCGGCCGGAGCGCGTGA
- a CDS encoding prolipoprotein diacylglyceryl transferase: MTLSPWLLCQLAALSAAAWLFFRTTRELPRAPQAALRWALVRALPFTVVGALCVDYALRVLGYALAGARGPLPTFGGIMAYGALLGLGGAYAVFTRAARLDVYAALDRLTGPLALLVGVGRLGCFMAGCEHGAPTTAPWGVRYPASHPHFADLVRAGLADASAATSQPLHPATLYEAAFAMAACGLSLVLLRRSSTKPGGVFFAGTLVYASGRFVSEAFRGDLSGGDHGALTTGQAMSLFAIGLAVSLALRANEATGTVVVEPTKR; this comes from the coding sequence ATGACCCTGTCCCCGTGGCTCCTCTGTCAGCTCGCGGCGCTCTCCGCGGCCGCGTGGCTCTTTTTCCGCACGACCCGCGAGCTCCCACGCGCGCCGCAGGCCGCCCTGCGTTGGGCCCTGGTCCGTGCCCTGCCGTTCACGGTGGTCGGCGCGCTCTGCGTTGACTACGCGCTCCGCGTCCTCGGCTACGCGCTCGCGGGGGCGCGTGGCCCGCTCCCGACCTTCGGTGGAATCATGGCGTACGGCGCGCTGCTCGGTCTCGGCGGCGCGTACGCCGTCTTCACCCGCGCCGCGCGACTCGACGTCTACGCGGCGCTCGACCGCCTCACGGGGCCGCTCGCGTTGCTCGTGGGGGTCGGCCGACTCGGGTGCTTCATGGCGGGCTGCGAGCACGGGGCTCCCACCACGGCGCCATGGGGCGTGCGCTACCCGGCGAGCCACCCGCACTTCGCCGATCTCGTGCGCGCGGGCCTCGCCGACGCTAGCGCGGCGACGTCGCAGCCGCTGCACCCGGCCACGCTGTACGAGGCCGCGTTCGCGATGGCGGCGTGCGGGCTCTCCCTCGTCCTGCTCCGTCGGTCGTCGACGAAGCCCGGGGGGGTGTTCTTCGCGGGCACGCTGGTCTACGCGAGTGGGCGCTTCGTGAGCGAGGCGTTCCGCGGCGATCTCTCCGGCGGCGACCACGGCGCCCTCACGACTGGCCAAGCGATGAGCCTGTTCGCGATCGGGCTCGCCGTCTCGCTCGCGCTACGTGCCAACGAAGCGACGGGCACCGTCGTCGTCGAGCCCACGAAGCGCTGA
- a CDS encoding transcriptional regulator → MAVPKHYRSIEEFHREELRPSFRVGLSYEDLMQETTFESSDMLFDDTHDEYDPSMMECEDD, encoded by the coding sequence ATGGCCGTTCCGAAGCACTACCGTTCGATCGAGGAGTTTCACCGCGAGGAGCTCCGCCCGAGCTTCCGCGTCGGCCTCAGCTACGAGGACCTGATGCAGGAGACCACCTTCGAGAGCTCCGACATGCTCTTCGACGACACGCACGACGAGTACGACCCCTCGATGATGGAGTGCGAAGACGACTGA
- a CDS encoding ParB/RepB/Spo0J family partition protein yields MSDKRRALGRGLDALLPAAQAPQKVTAAYGDKSVFSCAIDKLVPQRGQPRRHFDTEKLDELAASIREHGLIEPLAVRRAPGPLGVEGVFEIIAGERRFRASQRAGLLEVLVVVKDVSPKAAFELAIIENVQREDLNPVELAEALDRLVKEHGYTQESLGERLGKNRTTITNSLRLLRLPAEVREKIVQGELSEGHGRALLGAEDPKELAELAQKVLRGRLSVRATEALVRTARDKREAQKNKAKGAPPAEKTASVRDLEARLSRSLGARVLVRDTGNKGEVVIPYADLDALDRLLEKLGAS; encoded by the coding sequence ATGAGCGACAAGCGACGCGCTCTCGGACGCGGCCTGGACGCGCTGCTCCCTGCCGCGCAGGCGCCGCAGAAGGTCACGGCGGCCTACGGCGACAAGAGCGTGTTCTCGTGCGCCATCGACAAGCTCGTGCCCCAGCGCGGGCAGCCTCGCCGCCACTTCGACACCGAGAAGCTCGACGAGCTCGCGGCGTCGATCCGCGAGCACGGGCTCATCGAGCCGCTCGCCGTACGGCGAGCACCCGGCCCGCTGGGGGTCGAGGGCGTCTTCGAGATCATCGCGGGCGAACGCCGCTTCCGGGCGAGCCAGCGGGCCGGCCTGCTCGAGGTGTTGGTGGTCGTGAAGGACGTCTCGCCGAAGGCGGCGTTCGAGCTCGCCATCATCGAGAACGTGCAGCGCGAGGATTTGAACCCCGTGGAGCTCGCCGAAGCCCTCGACCGCCTCGTGAAAGAGCACGGGTACACCCAGGAGTCGCTGGGCGAGCGGCTCGGCAAGAACCGCACGACCATCACGAACTCCCTCCGGCTCCTGCGGCTCCCGGCCGAGGTGCGCGAGAAGATCGTGCAAGGTGAGCTCAGCGAGGGCCACGGCCGCGCGCTGCTCGGCGCCGAGGACCCGAAAGAGCTCGCCGAGCTCGCCCAGAAGGTGCTGCGCGGCCGGCTCAGCGTGCGCGCGACCGAGGCGCTCGTCCGCACGGCGCGCGACAAGCGCGAGGCCCAGAAGAACAAGGCGAAGGGCGCGCCGCCGGCCGAGAAGACCGCGTCCGTTCGCGATCTCGAGGCGCGCCTGTCGCGTTCGCTCGGCGCCCGTGTGCTCGTGCGCGACACGGGGAACAAGGGCGAGGTGGTGATCCCCTACGCCGACCTCGACGCGCTCGATCGGCTGCTCGAGAAGCTCGGCGCGAGCTGA